A stretch of the Snodgrassella alvi genome encodes the following:
- a CDS encoding DHA2 family efflux MFS transporter permease subunit: MATISTTKPSRYLPILLAIAIFMQQLDATILNTALPSMAADLGQSPLNMQSAIIAYALTLAIMMPLSGFLSDKLGTRKLFMGSMVIFIIGSVLCAASNNLPLLVLARIIQGLGGAMLTPVARLTMMQAYDRSKLITVMNYAIMPALIGPVLGPIIGGYLVVYMSWHWIFLLNVPIGLLGLLVTWYIMPDFNRPANYFDGLGFFLFSASAFCMTLTFETMSHANNILFGCMMAAAGIGALFAYLAHARQNNRALYPPHLILVRTFRLGLAGNLVSRLGMSALPLLLPLLFQVAFSYDAVNSGWLLMPLALAAIFAKPFLKPLMNHFGYRNTLAWNTRIIGILIMSLAFISAATPQWLILLHLCVLGACNSLQFTGMNTITLADLRPNQVSSGTSLMAVNQQLALSFGIAIGALLLQNLSRASFIHQNITSAFRVTFIILGVFTLLSSWIFARLHPTDGDNLLTREK, from the coding sequence ATGGCTACCATTAGCACAACAAAACCTTCACGCTATTTGCCTATATTACTAGCAATAGCTATTTTCATGCAGCAGCTGGATGCCACCATCCTGAATACTGCTCTGCCTTCCATGGCTGCGGATTTAGGACAATCGCCTTTGAATATGCAATCGGCAATTATTGCCTATGCACTGACGCTGGCCATCATGATGCCGTTGTCAGGTTTTTTATCGGACAAATTAGGTACCCGCAAGCTCTTCATGGGATCAATGGTCATATTTATTATCGGTTCAGTTCTCTGTGCAGCCAGCAACAATTTACCCCTGCTGGTATTAGCTAGGATTATTCAGGGATTGGGTGGTGCCATGCTTACTCCTGTAGCACGATTAACCATGATGCAAGCCTATGACCGCTCTAAACTGATTACCGTTATGAATTATGCCATTATGCCAGCACTTATCGGCCCAGTATTAGGACCGATTATTGGTGGTTATCTGGTCGTCTATATGAGCTGGCACTGGATTTTTTTATTAAACGTACCAATTGGTCTGCTGGGATTACTGGTCACATGGTACATCATGCCCGATTTCAACCGGCCGGCTAATTATTTTGACGGATTAGGTTTCTTTTTATTTTCTGCGTCCGCATTTTGCATGACTCTGACCTTTGAAACCATGTCTCACGCAAATAACATTCTTTTCGGCTGTATGATGGCAGCTGCCGGAATTGGTGCATTATTTGCCTATTTAGCACATGCACGCCAGAACAACCGCGCTTTGTATCCACCTCATCTGATTCTGGTACGCACGTTTCGTCTCGGATTGGCCGGTAACCTTGTCAGCCGTTTGGGTATGAGTGCTTTACCTTTATTATTACCCTTACTGTTTCAGGTTGCATTCAGCTACGATGCGGTCAATTCAGGTTGGCTACTGATGCCGTTGGCACTGGCTGCAATATTTGCCAAACCTTTCCTGAAACCATTAATGAACCATTTCGGCTACCGCAACACATTAGCATGGAACACTCGTATCATCGGCATACTTATAATGTCTCTGGCATTTATCAGTGCTGCTACCCCACAATGGCTTATTTTGCTTCATCTGTGCGTACTCGGTGCTTGTAATTCATTACAGTTTACCGGTATGAATACCATTACACTGGCTGATTTGCGGCCTAATCAAGTAAGCAGTGGTACTAGCCTAATGGCAGTTAATCAGCAGCTTGCCTTAAGTTTTGGTATCGCGATCGGTGCCTTACTTTTACAAAACCTTAGCCGAGCCAGCTTTATTCATCAAAATATCACTAGTGCCTTTCGCGTCACATTCATTATTTTGGGCGTCTTTACCCTGCTTTCCAGCTGGATATTCGCTCGTCTGCATCCTACCGATGGTGATAATCTACTTACCAGAGAAAAATAA
- the rdgB gene encoding RdgB/HAM1 family non-canonical purine NTP pyrophosphatase, whose amino-acid sequence MNKIVLASNNQGKLTEFKRLLQSLNIEIVPQAEFNIPECPEPYITFVENALAKARHASRYSGLPALADDSGICANALKGAPGVYSARYAGTEPKSDAANNAKLDADLQPFSDKTVFYVCVLVLVRHPDDPQPVIADAIWRGLWQSTATGNNGFGYDPHFYLPEQHFTAAQMSQDEKNRVSHRAQALNILLTKLKQQSGLNLHV is encoded by the coding sequence ATGAATAAAATTGTTCTTGCCAGTAATAATCAGGGTAAATTAACTGAGTTCAAGCGTCTGCTACAATCATTAAATATTGAAATAGTGCCACAAGCTGAATTCAATATTCCAGAATGTCCAGAACCATATATTACTTTTGTTGAAAATGCTTTAGCAAAAGCCCGCCATGCCAGCCGCTATAGCGGCTTACCGGCATTGGCAGATGATTCAGGTATCTGTGCCAATGCACTAAAGGGAGCACCTGGAGTTTATTCCGCCCGCTATGCCGGTACAGAACCCAAATCAGATGCAGCCAACAATGCTAAACTGGATGCCGACTTACAACCATTCAGCGATAAAACTGTATTTTACGTCTGTGTATTGGTGCTTGTACGCCATCCAGATGATCCACAGCCAGTGATTGCTGATGCCATCTGGAGGGGATTATGGCAATCCACGGCCACTGGAAACAATGGTTTTGGCTATGACCCGCATTTTTATCTTCCCGAACAGCACTTCACAGCAGCACAAATGAGTCAAGACGAAAAAAATCGTGTCAGCCATCGTGCGCAGGCGCTAAATATTTTACTCACTAAATTAAAGCAACAATCCGGTTTAAATCTGCATGTCTGA
- a CDS encoding NGO_0222 family membrane protein: MTKFKLLLLILASCTFMFIGWIILGCYYWVQNQRNIALICCLLAFVSALGQFAALAFTLRERAAQQIYRTLSSKDIKHE, from the coding sequence ATGACAAAATTCAAACTTTTATTACTTATTCTAGCATCATGTACATTCATGTTTATTGGCTGGATAATATTGGGCTGCTATTATTGGGTACAAAATCAGCGCAATATTGCGCTGATTTGCTGTTTACTCGCATTTGTTAGCGCATTAGGTCAGTTTGCAGCGTTGGCATTCACATTACGTGAACGTGCTGCCCAGCAAATATATCGGACTTTATCTTCTAAAGATATTAAACATGAATAA
- a CDS encoding PAS domain-containing protein, translated as MDMSRWIQPKPQSESTEYKIKHYQQEGESTVYVTNQEFPYPDGALIVSRTDLDGIITHANDVFVDISGWTRDEIIGAPHCLLRHPDMPKAPFADMWATLQRKERWYGYVKNLRKDGGHYWVYATVIPNLRQGKVIGYSSIRRKPSREKVNEMSAKYAEMLKSEQEGK; from the coding sequence ATGGATATGAGTCGTTGGATTCAGCCAAAACCTCAGAGCGAATCTACAGAGTATAAAATCAAACATTATCAGCAAGAAGGGGAATCCACAGTATATGTTACCAATCAGGAATTTCCCTATCCTGATGGCGCATTGATTGTATCCCGTACTGATCTTGACGGTATCATTACACATGCCAATGATGTATTTGTTGATATCAGTGGTTGGACCCGTGATGAAATTATCGGCGCGCCGCACTGCCTATTACGTCATCCAGATATGCCCAAAGCACCCTTTGCCGACATGTGGGCTACCTTGCAAAGAAAAGAACGCTGGTATGGCTATGTCAAAAACCTGCGCAAAGACGGTGGTCATTACTGGGTATATGCAACTGTTATTCCCAACCTGCGTCAGGGCAAAGTTATCGGCTATAGCTCAATCCGCCGCAAACCGAGCCGCGAAAAAGTAAATGAAATGAGCGCGAAGTATGCAGAAATGCTGAAATCTGAACAGGAAGGAAAATAA
- a CDS encoding RNA pyrophosphohydrolase, whose amino-acid sequence MLDREGYRPNVGIIITNDRNEVFWGKRVHEHSWQFPQGGIKPGESPEAAMYRELMEEVGLLPHHVKIIGRTRDWLRYDVPTHWIKREWRGSYKGQKQIWYLLRLTGRESDIHLRATHHPEFDAWRWHQYWAPVDEVIEFKRNVYLNALHELSRFLHQLPEWTEFVQNRQNHDDKYSLAE is encoded by the coding sequence ATGTTAGACAGAGAAGGTTATCGCCCCAATGTCGGGATAATCATCACCAACGACCGTAATGAGGTTTTCTGGGGCAAACGGGTACACGAACATTCTTGGCAGTTTCCACAGGGTGGCATCAAACCGGGAGAAAGTCCCGAAGCTGCCATGTATCGAGAATTGATGGAAGAAGTAGGCCTGTTGCCACATCATGTCAAAATCATTGGGCGCACTCGTGACTGGTTACGTTATGACGTTCCCACACATTGGATTAAACGCGAATGGCGAGGCTCCTATAAAGGACAAAAACAGATATGGTATCTGCTGCGTCTGACTGGACGGGAAAGTGATATCCACCTGCGTGCCACCCACCATCCCGAATTTGATGCATGGCGCTGGCACCAGTACTGGGCACCAGTGGATGAAGTGATAGAATTCAAACGCAATGTCTATCTTAATGCACTGCACGAATTGTCGCGTTTTCTGCATCAACTACCGGAGTGGACTGAATTCGTACAAAACCGTCAGAACCACGATGATAAATATTCACTGGCTGAATAA
- the bamC gene encoding outer membrane protein assembly factor BamC, with amino-acid sequence MNISKTVVLTMLAASLAACASKKENLPKLDYQSDNKKIVQLDVPPDLTDPNQGNRFSAPGSSLINGAVRASDLNKRNNKNQPAANTQVLTQVPDIHFQRDGSIRWLTVDNKQAAELWPLLKAFWQEQGFTIEREEPSIGLMQTNWAENRAKLPSDAIRGIFEKVGLGGVYSSGERDMFTIRLERNNKGGTDVFFSQKGMKEVYTSKDGDSTAWQPRPNEPELEAAFLARFMQYLGADAKQVQQQVAAQQQNPNENALARTDGSSVYLLGPQERNWRRVALALDRVGLNVIGENQSQYAYLVEVAAAEASSVTNKKPGLFSRMFGRSKKIELQQQPKEQPRLMVLAQPLKDGGTRVSLANVDGTPYTGKDGKKWIQQLDQQLR; translated from the coding sequence ATGAATATAAGTAAAACCGTTGTCCTGACCATGCTGGCAGCCAGTCTTGCCGCCTGTGCCAGCAAAAAAGAAAACCTACCTAAACTCGATTATCAGTCAGACAATAAAAAAATTGTTCAGCTGGATGTACCGCCAGATTTGACTGATCCCAATCAAGGTAATCGTTTCAGTGCTCCTGGCAGCTCGCTGATTAATGGTGCCGTCCGTGCCAGCGATCTGAACAAACGCAATAACAAAAACCAGCCCGCAGCCAATACGCAGGTATTGACACAAGTACCGGATATTCATTTTCAACGTGATGGCAGCATCCGCTGGTTAACGGTAGACAATAAACAAGCTGCTGAGTTATGGCCTCTATTAAAAGCTTTTTGGCAGGAACAGGGCTTTACTATAGAGCGTGAAGAACCATCTATCGGCCTAATGCAGACCAACTGGGCTGAAAATCGGGCCAAACTGCCTTCGGATGCCATTCGCGGTATATTTGAAAAAGTTGGCTTGGGTGGCGTTTACTCCAGTGGTGAACGTGATATGTTTACCATCCGGCTGGAAAGAAACAATAAGGGTGGTACTGATGTATTCTTCAGTCAGAAAGGCATGAAAGAAGTCTATACCAGCAAAGATGGTGACAGTACCGCATGGCAGCCACGCCCTAATGAACCTGAACTAGAAGCAGCATTTCTGGCACGCTTCATGCAGTATCTAGGTGCAGATGCCAAACAGGTACAGCAACAGGTAGCCGCTCAACAGCAAAATCCGAATGAGAACGCTTTGGCCAGAACCGATGGCAGTAGTGTTTATCTGCTTGGCCCACAGGAACGCAACTGGCGCCGCGTTGCTCTGGCACTGGATCGCGTAGGGCTAAATGTTATTGGCGAAAATCAGAGCCAGTATGCCTATCTTGTGGAAGTGGCCGCTGCCGAAGCTTCATCTGTAACCAACAAAAAACCGGGGCTATTTAGCCGCATGTTTGGTCGCAGCAAAAAAATCGAACTCCAGCAACAGCCCAAAGAGCAGCCGCGTTTGATGGTACTGGCTCAACCATTGAAAGATGGAGGAACACGCGTCAGTCTAGCCAATGTTGACGGTACACCTTATACCGGTAAAGATGGTAAAAAATGGATTCAGCAACTTGATCAGCAGTTGCGATAA
- a CDS encoding phosphate/phosphite/phosphonate ABC transporter substrate-binding protein, with product MLSLMVVPDYLPDQFSTWYLLNNYLQKKSDQNISLIMPPSFDEVTAHQEKEKVSMLFVNPFAAGTYVREQGYLPLVRPKNKSDEIVIVAAADSDINAIEDLKGTVELALSNNEDANFIGLRLLEPANLSDDELVIKRKDNFLMVASGVIRHHAKVGIIQSDVYDSFNSVTKDQLKVLLKSRINEVSHVMLYHPDAVSNAELLKDVLCKMADDADGANIVKALNFPEGFTALSEEEMEFMIDVVDTMRK from the coding sequence ATGCTAAGTTTAATGGTTGTACCTGATTATTTGCCTGACCAATTCAGTACCTGGTATCTGCTCAATAACTACCTTCAAAAGAAAAGCGATCAAAATATATCACTGATCATGCCTCCTTCGTTTGATGAAGTCACAGCTCATCAGGAAAAAGAAAAAGTATCTATGCTTTTTGTTAACCCTTTTGCTGCTGGTACTTATGTACGTGAACAAGGTTATTTACCGCTCGTTAGACCTAAAAATAAATCAGACGAAATTGTCATCGTTGCAGCCGCTGATTCAGACATCAATGCAATTGAAGATCTGAAAGGAACTGTAGAATTAGCACTTTCAAATAATGAAGATGCTAATTTCATTGGGTTACGCCTGCTAGAACCAGCTAATCTGAGTGATGATGAACTAGTTATTAAACGCAAAGATAATTTCCTGATGGTTGCCTCAGGTGTAATTCGGCATCATGCAAAAGTAGGAATTATCCAATCTGATGTATATGATAGCTTCAACTCAGTCACCAAAGATCAGCTGAAAGTATTATTGAAGAGTCGTATTAACGAAGTTTCACACGTTATGCTGTATCATCCTGATGCAGTTTCCAACGCTGAACTTCTGAAAGATGTGCTATGTAAAATGGCCGATGACGCCGATGGCGCCAATATTGTAAAAGCATTAAACTTCCCTGAAGGCTTTACTGCATTATCAGAAGAAGAAATGGAATTCATGATCGACGTTGTAGACACCATGCGCAAGTAA
- a CDS encoding roadblock/LC7 domain-containing protein: protein MKYDFIEGVLKTLNSTPDITSSAVISTDGLPIASALQSGMDEDRIGAMAAALLSLGNRSAKEVLKGSLDNTIIHTDKGYMLLFQASEAILLTITTTHEAKLGLILFEAKRALKELADHFG from the coding sequence ATGAAATATGATTTCATCGAAGGCGTATTAAAAACACTAAACAGTACACCTGACATTACATCTTCTGCTGTTATTTCTACTGACGGTCTGCCAATCGCCTCAGCACTGCAAAGTGGCATGGATGAAGACCGAATCGGCGCCATGGCTGCGGCATTACTTTCATTGGGTAACCGCTCTGCTAAAGAAGTATTAAAAGGTTCTTTGGATAATACTATTATTCATACAGATAAAGGCTATATGCTGCTGTTTCAGGCATCTGAAGCCATCTTGTTAACCATCACTACAACACATGAAGCAAAATTAGGTTTGATTTTGTTTGAAGCTAAACGTGCATTGAAAGAACTAGCTGATCATTTTGGTTAA
- the dapA gene encoding 4-hydroxy-tetrahydrodipicolinate synthase has protein sequence MLTGSLVAIVTPMHADGSIDYDQYKQLIDWHIESGTDAIVAVGTTGESATLSVDEHLNVIKTAVEHVAGRIKVIAGTGANNTHEAIYLAREAQQAGADMTLSVVPYYNKPNQEGIYRHFKTIAEATSIPMILYNVPGRTVADMQPDTALRLAQIENIVGIKEATGNIGRACYLFKHVPENFAVYSGDDPTAMAFLLCGGHGVISVTANVAPKMFADMCHAALRGDIAGARSLNDKLQRLHGDLFCEPSPAPTKWALSQIGKINPVCRLPITELTEAGQTIVTAAMREAGLI, from the coding sequence ATGTTGACAGGCAGCCTGGTTGCCATCGTAACGCCTATGCATGCAGATGGTAGTATTGATTACGACCAATACAAACAGCTTATTGACTGGCATATCGAATCCGGTACCGACGCTATTGTCGCTGTAGGAACCACAGGTGAATCAGCAACCCTTAGTGTTGATGAACACCTAAACGTAATTAAAACTGCTGTAGAACACGTAGCCGGACGCATTAAAGTGATTGCCGGTACAGGTGCAAATAATACGCACGAAGCCATTTATCTTGCTCGAGAAGCACAGCAAGCTGGTGCGGATATGACACTGTCAGTAGTGCCTTACTACAACAAACCCAATCAGGAAGGCATATACCGCCATTTCAAGACCATAGCTGAAGCAACTTCTATTCCGATGATTCTATACAATGTGCCTGGACGCACTGTTGCCGATATGCAACCGGATACTGCTTTGCGGCTAGCTCAGATAGAAAATATTGTCGGAATCAAAGAAGCCACTGGCAACATCGGCCGAGCTTGTTATCTGTTTAAACATGTTCCCGAAAACTTTGCAGTTTACTCTGGCGATGATCCTACCGCGATGGCATTCCTACTATGCGGTGGCCATGGTGTTATCAGTGTGACAGCCAATGTAGCTCCGAAAATGTTTGCCGACATGTGTCATGCTGCACTACGCGGTGATATAGCCGGTGCGCGAAGCCTGAATGATAAATTACAGCGTTTGCATGGCGACCTTTTCTGCGAACCCAGTCCGGCACCTACTAAATGGGCACTGTCCCAAATAGGTAAAATCAATCCGGTATGCCGCCTGCCCATTACGGAGCTGACTGAAGCAGGACAGACCATAGTAACAGCTGCCATGCGCGAAGCCGGCTTAATCTGA
- a CDS encoding DNA topoisomerase IV subunit B has product MSKSITYDESSVTVLKGLAPVKERPGMYTRTDSPTHIIQEVIDNAADEALGGYAQNIDVILNQDGSVTVKDNGRGIPTGLHPTEQVPVVELVFTQLHAGGKFNKKSGDGAYAFSGGLHGVGVSVTNALSTRLEVTVKRNSKIYQIVFAAGEVIQPLTEIGKCTSKDSGTEVRIWPDGHYFDNPQYNIAELERTLRAKAVLLPGISVTLTRYINGTDEAQTQNWHYPNGLKSYLLNLLSDSQTATPIFASENYLGANHDTDFNQGEGAAYALSWVEEGNAPSESYVNLIPTALGGTHEAGLKQAVFHAVNNFINHHNLLPRGVKLQSDDVFSRVAFVLSARLLDPQFQGQTKDKLTSRDALKLVAAMCSDPLELWLNQNIDTGKKIAELAIRQAQARMRSTKKIEKKKGSGVAVLPGKLTDCESEDIRENELFLVEGDSAGGSAKLARDKNTQAILPLRGKVLNSFEIHRDQLFGNAEIHDISVAIGVDPHGKNDNPDLSGLRYGKIAILSDADVDGAHIQVLLLTLFYTHFPRLIDAGHIYVAQPPLFRVDVNAQGKNKPARKLYAQDQAELDTILDRLQSEKVKESAYSISRFKGLGEMNPDQLKDTTMNPDTRFLLQVQIREEDSNETRNIFVKLMGKGEASSRRIWMEAEGDKVETDI; this is encoded by the coding sequence ATGAGCAAATCCATAACTTACGATGAATCTAGCGTAACCGTACTCAAAGGTCTGGCACCAGTTAAAGAACGGCCAGGCATGTACACCAGAACCGACAGCCCTACCCACATCATTCAGGAAGTCATTGATAATGCTGCCGATGAAGCACTTGGCGGTTATGCACAAAACATCGACGTAATCCTAAATCAGGATGGTTCAGTAACCGTAAAGGATAATGGACGAGGCATACCAACTGGATTACATCCAACTGAGCAGGTTCCCGTAGTCGAACTGGTTTTTACCCAGCTTCATGCGGGTGGTAAATTTAACAAAAAAAGTGGTGATGGTGCTTACGCATTCTCTGGCGGGCTACATGGTGTCGGCGTTTCCGTTACCAACGCCCTCTCCACCAGATTAGAAGTCACAGTTAAAAGAAACAGCAAAATTTATCAAATTGTCTTTGCAGCTGGAGAAGTTATTCAGCCCCTGACTGAAATTGGCAAATGCACCTCCAAAGATAGTGGAACAGAAGTTCGCATCTGGCCTGACGGTCATTACTTCGACAACCCACAATACAACATAGCTGAACTTGAACGCACATTGCGTGCCAAAGCAGTATTACTGCCAGGTATCAGCGTCACCCTTACTCGGTATATCAATGGTACAGATGAAGCACAGACACAAAACTGGCACTATCCGAATGGCCTAAAAAGTTATTTACTGAATCTCCTCTCAGATAGCCAAACCGCTACACCTATCTTTGCTAGTGAAAATTATCTAGGCGCCAACCATGACACAGATTTCAATCAAGGCGAAGGTGCAGCTTATGCATTAAGCTGGGTAGAAGAAGGTAATGCACCCAGTGAAAGCTATGTAAACCTCATACCCACAGCCCTTGGCGGCACACATGAGGCAGGTCTCAAACAAGCCGTCTTTCACGCCGTCAATAATTTCATTAACCACCACAACCTGCTGCCACGCGGTGTAAAACTTCAATCAGATGATGTATTTTCCCGCGTCGCTTTTGTATTATCCGCCCGTCTGCTGGATCCACAATTTCAGGGACAAACCAAAGACAAACTCACCAGCCGTGATGCACTCAAACTGGTGGCAGCTATGTGCAGCGATCCGCTTGAGCTCTGGCTGAACCAAAATATCGACACTGGAAAAAAAATAGCCGAACTGGCCATTCGTCAGGCGCAGGCGCGCATGCGCTCAACCAAAAAAATAGAAAAGAAAAAAGGATCCGGAGTAGCCGTCTTGCCAGGTAAACTCACAGACTGTGAAAGTGAAGATATACGTGAAAATGAACTTTTTCTGGTCGAAGGAGATTCTGCCGGCGGTTCTGCCAAACTGGCTAGAGATAAAAATACCCAAGCCATCCTGCCCTTACGCGGCAAAGTATTAAACAGCTTCGAAATTCATCGCGATCAGTTATTTGGCAATGCAGAAATTCACGATATTTCTGTAGCCATTGGCGTAGACCCGCACGGAAAAAATGATAATCCAGATTTATCCGGCCTTCGCTACGGCAAAATCGCCATATTATCCGATGCCGACGTAGACGGTGCTCACATTCAAGTACTACTACTTACCCTCTTTTATACCCACTTTCCCCGTCTGATTGATGCAGGACACATCTACGTAGCCCAGCCGCCTCTATTCAGAGTGGATGTCAACGCACAGGGTAAAAATAAACCAGCGCGTAAACTTTATGCACAGGATCAGGCAGAACTAGATACCATTCTGGATCGACTGCAAAGCGAAAAGGTTAAAGAAAGCGCCTACAGTATCAGTCGATTTAAAGGTCTGGGAGAAATGAATCCAGATCAGCTTAAAGACACCACCATGAACCCCGATACCCGCTTCCTTTTACAAGTACAGATAAGAGAAGAAGACAGCAACGAAACCCGCAACATCTTTGTTAAACTAATGGGCAAAGGAGAAGCATCATCCAGACGCATATGGATGGAAGCAGAAGGAGACAAAGTAGAAACCGATATATAA
- a CDS encoding nucleobase:cation symporter-2 family protein, whose translation MADNPSVFKQEERSDLVYGLEDKPPVFNGLLSALTHLLALFVPMVAPALVVGGALKLPADMTAYLVSMSMVASGVGTYIQVHRFGVIGSGLLSIQSVNFSFVTVMIALGLGMKENGMNEQAMISTLLGVSFVGAFLVVGASWLLPFLKKIITPTVSGVVVLMIGLSLIHVGITDFGGGLTAKANHTFGSWPNLALSTFVLFTVLLFNCFRNAWWRMAGIAVGLISGYVIAIFMGIVDFSNLHDLPLITIPIPFKYGFAFDWHAFMVAGTIYLLSVFEAVGDLTATAMISNQPVDGAAYTSRLRGGVMADGLVSVIATALGSLPLTTFAQNNGVIQMTGVASRHVGKYIAVILVILGLFPWVGAIFTTIPSPVLGGAMVVMFGLIVTAGIRIIITAGIRRREAVICATSLGLGLGVAFEPEVFAQLPILFQNPICMGGIVAIILNILLPHDKSEPAVYLSDDIPH comes from the coding sequence ATGGCCGATAATCCCTCTGTTTTTAAACAAGAAGAACGCTCTGATCTGGTCTATGGTCTGGAGGATAAACCTCCTGTTTTTAATGGTTTGCTGAGTGCATTAACCCATTTACTCGCTCTATTCGTACCCATGGTGGCTCCGGCTTTAGTGGTGGGCGGCGCACTGAAACTGCCGGCAGACATGACTGCCTATTTGGTATCGATGTCTATGGTTGCATCAGGTGTCGGTACGTATATTCAAGTGCACCGTTTCGGGGTGATCGGTTCTGGGTTGTTATCGATTCAATCGGTTAATTTTTCATTTGTTACTGTGATGATTGCGCTAGGATTGGGCATGAAGGAAAACGGGATGAATGAACAAGCCATGATTTCTACTTTATTGGGCGTCTCTTTTGTGGGCGCCTTTTTAGTAGTCGGAGCATCATGGCTATTGCCGTTTCTGAAAAAAATTATCACTCCTACGGTAAGTGGAGTAGTGGTATTGATGATAGGCTTAAGCTTGATTCATGTTGGGATTACTGATTTCGGCGGGGGGCTCACTGCTAAAGCTAATCATACATTCGGTTCATGGCCCAATCTTGCTCTTTCTACTTTTGTTCTTTTTACCGTACTGTTATTTAACTGCTTTCGCAATGCATGGTGGCGTATGGCAGGTATTGCGGTAGGTTTGATTTCTGGTTATGTAATCGCCATTTTTATGGGTATTGTTGATTTTTCCAATCTACATGATCTGCCGCTGATTACCATTCCAATTCCATTCAAATACGGTTTTGCTTTTGACTGGCATGCCTTTATGGTAGCAGGAACCATTTATCTTCTGAGTGTATTTGAAGCTGTTGGTGATTTAACTGCTACTGCAATGATATCCAATCAGCCGGTGGACGGAGCAGCATATACTAGCCGCTTGCGCGGTGGCGTCATGGCCGATGGCTTGGTTTCTGTAATTGCTACTGCACTTGGTTCATTACCGTTAACTACATTTGCTCAGAATAATGGTGTGATTCAGATGACCGGTGTTGCATCTCGCCATGTAGGTAAATACATTGCAGTGATTTTGGTGATATTGGGCTTGTTCCCTTGGGTTGGCGCAATTTTTACCACTATTCCGAGCCCGGTTCTTGGTGGCGCAATGGTGGTTATGTTTGGTCTGATTGTTACAGCAGGTATCCGTATTATTATCACAGCTGGTATTCGCCGCCGAGAAGCAGTTATCTGTGCTACTTCTTTAGGATTGGGGTTGGGCGTAGCTTTTGAGCCGGAAGTATTTGCTCAATTGCCTATTCTGTTTCAAAACCCGATTTGTATGGGGGGTATTGTGGCTATCATACTGAATATATTACTGCCCCATGATAAAAGTGAACCAGCAGTGTATTTGAGTGATGATATTCCTCATTAA